Proteins from one Juglans microcarpa x Juglans regia isolate MS1-56 chromosome 6S, Jm3101_v1.0, whole genome shotgun sequence genomic window:
- the LOC121237228 gene encoding subtilisin-like protease SBT2.5, giving the protein MESTTTEPYFVFMNHDPEYERLRADRTNRGVQELDLYLSRKHDELLANTLEAGSYKKTLSFVIVDGFSVDITEDQANVLRSAKEVRIVEKNQELA; this is encoded by the exons ATGGAAAGTACAACAACTGAGCCGTACTTCGTTTTCATGAACCACGATCCCGAATACGAGCGCCTTCGTGCTGATCG aacaaaTAGAGGGGTACAAGAGCTTGATTTATATCTAAGTAGGAAGCATGATGAGCTGTTGGCAAACACCCTTGAGGCAGGCAGCTACAAGAAGACATTATCGTTTGTCATTGTTGATGGGTTTTCGGTAGACATCACTGAGGATCAG GCCAACGTGCTTAGATCTGCAAAGGAAGTGAGGATTGTGGAGAAGAATCAAGAGCTTGCTTAA